One region of Streptomyces sp. CG4 genomic DNA includes:
- a CDS encoding cytosine permease, with amino-acid sequence MTKTVETEGALETRGIEQVPDHERTAKTRELFPTWVGANISVLLLTMGASLVVAYHLDIWQALVVAVAAPIVSYGLVGLIGIAGKRGGAPGMALSRAVFGQRGNLLPGSLIWVARWGWETINAVTGAYAMLTILDIMFGLKANSVLDMVMLLVFVVATFAISGLGINAVQKCNKYATYFFGLFSVLVLAYLAVNTNWSKVVHHGGGSTAAVITGIGMIAAGGVSWIPTAPDFTRYLPRTASSKAIVGTAVGGAGVVVLPMVLMGAVMAVSTPDLASATDPVSFLGEILPTWIAVPYLFIALIGMLLINSMSMYSAGFTAQTLGFKVPRHWAVSVNAVISLIFGGVLMLVATSFMGSFIAFLSLLAVAFSAWVGVFGADMLRRTEYDGRAMVDTTRASAYWYKGGFSPAAVAAWAIGLVSGLMFTTSDWFTGPLAKNNVIGEYGLGWVATIVISGLLYVALPKPAVVKPAPAAEPTAEPATVDA; translated from the coding sequence ATGACCAAAACCGTCGAGACCGAAGGCGCTCTCGAGACCCGAGGCATCGAGCAGGTCCCGGATCACGAGCGCACCGCGAAGACCCGTGAGCTGTTCCCCACCTGGGTCGGCGCCAACATCAGCGTGCTGCTGCTGACGATGGGCGCGAGCCTCGTCGTGGCGTACCACCTGGACATCTGGCAGGCGCTCGTCGTCGCAGTGGCCGCGCCGATCGTGTCGTACGGCCTGGTCGGGCTGATCGGCATCGCCGGCAAGCGCGGCGGCGCGCCCGGCATGGCGCTCTCGCGCGCGGTCTTCGGACAGCGCGGCAATCTGCTGCCCGGCTCGCTGATCTGGGTCGCGCGCTGGGGCTGGGAGACGATCAACGCGGTCACCGGCGCCTACGCGATGCTCACCATCCTGGACATCATGTTCGGCCTCAAGGCGAACAGCGTGCTGGACATGGTGATGCTGCTGGTGTTCGTCGTCGCGACCTTCGCGATCTCCGGTCTCGGCATCAACGCCGTGCAGAAGTGCAACAAGTACGCGACCTATTTCTTCGGTCTGTTCTCGGTGCTGGTGCTGGCGTACCTGGCCGTGAACACGAACTGGTCGAAGGTGGTACACCACGGCGGCGGTTCGACCGCCGCGGTGATCACCGGCATCGGCATGATCGCGGCCGGTGGCGTCAGCTGGATCCCGACCGCGCCGGACTTCACCCGCTACCTTCCGCGCACGGCGTCCTCGAAGGCGATCGTGGGCACGGCGGTCGGCGGCGCCGGTGTGGTCGTGCTCCCCATGGTCCTGATGGGCGCGGTGATGGCGGTCTCCACGCCGGACCTGGCCTCGGCCACCGACCCGGTGTCCTTCCTCGGCGAGATCCTGCCGACGTGGATCGCGGTGCCGTACCTGTTCATCGCGCTGATCGGCATGCTGCTGATCAACTCGATGTCGATGTACTCGGCGGGGTTCACCGCGCAGACCCTCGGCTTCAAGGTGCCGCGGCACTGGGCGGTCTCCGTGAACGCCGTGATCTCGCTGATCTTCGGCGGGGTGCTGATGCTGGTGGCGACGAGCTTCATGGGCTCGTTCATCGCCTTCCTGTCGCTGCTGGCGGTCGCCTTCTCCGCCTGGGTGGGCGTCTTCGGCGCGGACATGCTGCGCCGCACCGAGTACGACGGCCGGGCCATGGTGGACACGACCCGCGCCAGCGCCTACTGGTACAAGGGCGGCTTCTCCCCCGCGGCCGTGGCCGCCTGGGCGATCGGCCTGGTCTCGGGCCTGATGTTCACGACCTCGGACTGGTTCACCGGCCCGCTCGCGAAGAACAACGTCATCGGCGAGTACGGCCTCGGCTGGGTCGCCACGATCGTGATCTCGGGCCTGCTGTACGTGGCCCTGCCGAAGCCGGCGGTCGTGAAGCCGGCGCCGGCCGCCGAGCCGACCGCGGAGCCCGCGACCGTCGACGCGTAG
- a CDS encoding LLM class flavin-dependent oxidoreductase, with product MPVTVVRFNLVAPGASPAALSARYRAALEMAAYADEHGISTVQTEEHHGAENNWLPSPFAFAGAVFGATRNIAVTVSAVIGPLHDPLRLAEEIAVLDLLSGGRLVTVAGIGYRPEEYALFDVDWKRRGRLQDELLATLLTAWTGEEFEYRGRRVRLTPRPYTDPHPLLLVGGSSKAAARRAARLGLPFFPSAHLPELEAYYKEQLTEYGTEGWTMMPAAETPLLHLAEDPDRAWSVYGEHFLHEARTYAAWQSGQIRSAVKSAATTVEELRAEGVYRILTPEQCATQGLDSLVLHPLAGGMPVAEGWRSLRLFAERVLPALRG from the coding sequence ATGCCCGTCACGGTCGTTCGTTTCAACCTCGTCGCTCCCGGCGCCTCCCCGGCCGCCCTCTCCGCCCGCTACCGGGCCGCCCTGGAGATGGCCGCGTACGCGGACGAGCACGGGATCAGCACCGTACAGACCGAGGAGCACCACGGCGCCGAGAACAACTGGCTGCCGTCGCCGTTCGCCTTCGCGGGCGCGGTGTTCGGGGCGACCCGGAACATCGCGGTGACGGTGTCGGCGGTGATCGGCCCGCTGCACGACCCGCTCCGCCTGGCCGAGGAGATCGCCGTACTGGACCTGCTGAGCGGCGGGCGGCTGGTGACGGTGGCCGGGATCGGCTACCGGCCCGAGGAGTACGCCCTGTTCGACGTGGACTGGAAGCGCCGGGGCCGGCTCCAGGACGAGCTGCTGGCGACCCTGCTGACGGCGTGGACCGGCGAGGAGTTCGAGTACCGGGGCCGCAGGGTACGGCTCACCCCGCGCCCGTACACCGATCCGCACCCGCTGCTCCTGGTCGGCGGCTCCTCGAAGGCCGCCGCCCGCCGCGCGGCACGGCTCGGCCTGCCGTTCTTCCCGAGCGCGCATCTGCCGGAACTGGAGGCTTACTACAAGGAGCAGCTCACCGAGTACGGCACCGAGGGCTGGACGATGATGCCCGCCGCCGAGACGCCCCTGCTGCACCTCGCCGAGGACCCGGACCGGGCGTGGTCCGTGTACGGCGAGCACTTCCTGCACGAGGCGCGGACGTACGCCGCCTGGCAGTCGGGGCAGATCCGCTCGGCCGTGAAGTCCGCGGCCACGACCGTCGAGGAGCTGCGCGCGGAGGGCGTGTACCGGATCCTCACCCCGGAACAGTGTGCGACGCAGGGCCTGGACAGCCTCGTCCTGCATCCGCTGGCGGGCGGAATGCCGGTGGCGGAGGGCTGGCGGAGCCTCAGGCTGTTCGCGGAGCGGGTGCTTCCGGCACTGAGGGGCTGA
- a CDS encoding sugar porter family MFS transporter, which produces MTSTAQAPQSAARTAHPEHLGHVIFIAAAAAMGGFLFGYDSSVINGAVEAIRGRYDIGSAALAQVIAVALIGCAIGAAYAGRIADRIGRIRVMQIAAVLFTVSAIGSALPFSLWDFALWRIVGGFAIGMASVIGPAYIAEVAPPAYRGRLGSFQQAAIVVGIAISQLVNWGLLNAAGGNQRGHLMGLEAWQVMLGVMVVPAVLYGLLSFAIPESPRFLLSVGRRERAKEILAEVEGQSTDLDARVAEIEHAMKSEHKSTFKDLLGGGFFFKPIVWIGIGLSVFQQFVGINVAFYYSSTLWQSVGVDPTDSFFYSFTTSIINIIGTVIAMIFVDRIGRKPLALIGSVGMVVGLALEAWAFSSHLVDGKLPTTQGWVALIAAHLFVLFFALSWGVVVWVFLGEMFPNKIRAAALGVAASAQWIANWAITASFPSLADWNLSGTYVIYTIFAALSIPFVLKFVKETKGKALEEMG; this is translated from the coding sequence GTGACCAGCACAGCGCAGGCACCTCAGTCAGCAGCCAGAACGGCTCATCCCGAGCATCTCGGGCACGTCATCTTCATCGCGGCGGCCGCCGCCATGGGCGGCTTCCTCTTCGGCTACGACAGCTCCGTGATCAACGGCGCCGTCGAGGCCATCCGAGGGCGCTACGACATCGGTTCCGCGGCCCTCGCCCAGGTCATCGCGGTCGCTCTGATCGGGTGTGCCATCGGCGCCGCCTACGCCGGCCGCATAGCCGACCGGATCGGCCGCATCCGTGTCATGCAGATCGCCGCCGTCCTGTTCACGGTGAGCGCCATCGGCTCGGCGCTGCCCTTCTCGCTGTGGGACTTCGCCCTCTGGCGCATCGTCGGCGGCTTCGCCATCGGCATGGCCTCCGTGATCGGCCCGGCCTACATCGCCGAGGTCGCCCCGCCCGCCTACCGCGGCCGGCTCGGCTCCTTCCAGCAGGCCGCGATCGTCGTCGGCATCGCCATCTCCCAGCTGGTCAACTGGGGCCTGCTCAACGCCGCCGGCGGCAACCAGCGTGGCCACCTGATGGGCCTGGAGGCCTGGCAGGTCATGCTCGGCGTCATGGTCGTCCCGGCCGTCCTCTACGGCCTGCTCTCCTTCGCGATCCCCGAGTCCCCGCGCTTCCTGCTCTCCGTCGGCAGGCGTGAGCGGGCCAAGGAGATCCTCGCCGAGGTCGAGGGCCAGAGCACCGACCTGGACGCCCGCGTCGCCGAGATCGAGCACGCGATGAAGAGCGAGCACAAGTCCACCTTCAAGGACCTGCTCGGCGGCGGCTTCTTCTTCAAGCCGATCGTCTGGATCGGTATCGGTCTGTCCGTCTTCCAGCAGTTCGTCGGCATCAACGTCGCGTTCTACTACTCCTCGACCCTCTGGCAGTCGGTCGGCGTCGACCCGACGGACTCGTTCTTCTACTCCTTCACGACGTCGATCATCAACATCATCGGCACCGTGATCGCGATGATCTTCGTGGACCGCATCGGCCGCAAGCCGCTCGCCCTCATCGGCTCGGTCGGCATGGTCGTCGGCCTCGCGCTGGAGGCCTGGGCGTTCAGCTCCCACCTGGTCGACGGCAAGCTCCCGACGACCCAGGGCTGGGTCGCCCTGATCGCAGCCCACCTCTTCGTCCTCTTCTTCGCCCTGTCGTGGGGCGTGGTGGTCTGGGTCTTCCTCGGCGAGATGTTCCCGAACAAGATCCGCGCCGCCGCCCTGGGCGTGGCCGCCTCCGCGCAGTGGATCGCCAACTGGGCCATCACCGCGAGCTTCCCGTCGCTGGCCGACTGGAACCTGTCCGGCACCTACGTCATCTACACGATCTTCGCCGCGCTCTCCATCCCGTTCGTCCTGAAGTTCGTCAAGGAGACGAAGGGCAAGGCGCTGGAGGAGATGGGCTGA
- the smc gene encoding chromosome segregation protein SMC, giving the protein MHLKALTLRGFKSFASATTLRFEPGITCVVGPNGSGKSNVVDALSWVMGEQGAKSLRGGKMEDVIFAGTTGRPPLGRAEVSLTIDNSDGALPIEYAEVTITRIMFRNGGSEYQINGDTCRLLDIQELLSDSGIGREMHVIVGQGQLDSVLHADPMGRRAFIEEAAGVLKHRKRKEKALRKLDAMQANLARVQDLTDELRRQLKPLGRQAAVARRAAVIQADLRDARLRLLADDLVRLREALKSEVADEAALKERKETAEQELKKALQREGLLEDEVRQLTPRLQRAQQTWYELSQLAERVRGTISLADARVKSATSAPPDERRGRDPEDLEREAARVREQEAELEAALEAAERALDDTVAHRAELERELAAEERRLKDVARAIADRREGLARLSGQVNAARSRAASAQAEIDRLATARDEAQERATRAQEEYETLKAEVDGLDADDADLAERHDAAKRQLAAADAALSAAREALTAAERTRAATQARHEALALGLRRKDGTGILLGARDRLTGVLGPAAELLTVTPGYEVPLAAAFGAAADAIAVSTPASAAEAIRLLRKQDGGRAALLLAGAPEGPTSGAAPQRGAGNGAISHDELAHDRGPGSPLSAAELVRGPAELMPAVRRLLHGTVVVGTLAEAEDLVYAHPELTAVTAEGDLLGAHFAHGGSAGAPSLLEVQASVDEAAAELTELAVRCAELAEEQRAAAERRAEAAALVEELAERRRAADREKSAVAQQLGRLAGQARGAAGEAERSAAAAARAQEALEKAVQEAEELAERLAVAEEMPIEEEPDTSVRDRLAADGANARQTEMEARLQVRTHEERVKGLAGRADSLDRAARAEREARTRAEQRRARLRHEAAVAEAVASGARQLLAHIEVSLARAEQERSAAEAAKALREQELTTARTQGRDLKAELDKLTDSVHRGEVLGAEKRLRIEQLETKALEELGVEPAGLVEEYGPHQLVPPSLPAEGEVLPEDPEHPRNQPRTFHRAEQERRLKAAERAYQQLGKVNPLALEEFAALEERHKFLSEQLEDLKKTRADLLQVVKEVDERVEQVFTEAYRDTAREFEGVFGRLFPGGEGRLVLTDPDNMLTTGVDVEARPPGKKVKRLSLLSGGERSLTAVALLVSIFKARPSPFYVMDEVEAALDDTNLQRLIRIMQELQEASQLIVITHQKRTMEVADALYGVSMQGDGVSKVISQRLR; this is encoded by the coding sequence GTGCACCTCAAGGCCCTGACCCTCCGCGGGTTCAAGTCGTTCGCCTCGGCGACCACGCTCCGGTTCGAACCGGGCATCACGTGTGTCGTCGGACCGAACGGCTCGGGCAAGTCCAATGTCGTGGACGCGCTCAGCTGGGTCATGGGCGAGCAGGGCGCCAAGTCGCTGCGCGGCGGCAAGATGGAGGACGTCATCTTCGCCGGCACCACCGGCCGCCCCCCGCTGGGCCGTGCCGAGGTGTCCCTGACCATCGACAACTCCGACGGGGCGCTGCCCATCGAGTACGCCGAGGTCACCATCACGCGGATCATGTTCCGCAACGGCGGCAGCGAGTACCAGATCAACGGCGACACCTGCCGCCTCCTCGACATCCAGGAGCTCCTCTCCGACTCCGGCATCGGCCGCGAGATGCATGTCATCGTCGGCCAGGGCCAGCTCGACTCCGTCCTGCACGCCGACCCGATGGGCCGCCGCGCCTTCATCGAAGAGGCGGCCGGCGTCCTCAAGCACCGCAAGCGCAAGGAGAAGGCGCTGCGCAAGCTGGACGCGATGCAGGCCAACCTCGCGCGCGTGCAGGACCTGACGGACGAACTGCGCCGCCAGCTCAAACCCCTCGGCCGCCAGGCGGCGGTGGCCCGCAGGGCCGCCGTCATCCAGGCGGATCTCCGCGACGCCCGCCTGCGCCTGCTGGCCGACGACCTTGTCCGACTGCGCGAGGCGCTCAAGTCCGAGGTCGCCGACGAGGCGGCCCTGAAGGAGCGCAAGGAAACAGCCGAGCAGGAGCTGAAGAAGGCGCTCCAGCGCGAGGGCCTGCTGGAGGACGAGGTACGACAGCTCACCCCCCGCCTGCAGCGCGCCCAGCAGACCTGGTACGAGCTGTCCCAGCTGGCCGAACGCGTCCGCGGCACGATCTCGCTGGCCGACGCACGGGTGAAGAGCGCGACCTCCGCGCCCCCCGACGAACGCCGGGGCCGCGACCCCGAGGACCTGGAGCGCGAGGCCGCCCGCGTCCGCGAGCAGGAGGCCGAGCTGGAAGCGGCCCTGGAGGCGGCCGAGCGTGCCCTCGACGACACCGTCGCCCACCGCGCCGAACTGGAGCGGGAGCTGGCCGCCGAGGAGCGCCGCCTCAAGGACGTCGCCCGCGCCATCGCCGACCGGCGCGAGGGCCTGGCCCGTCTCTCCGGGCAGGTCAATGCGGCCCGCTCGCGCGCCGCCTCCGCCCAGGCCGAGATCGACCGGCTGGCCACGGCCCGCGACGAGGCACAGGAGCGCGCCACCCGGGCCCAGGAGGAGTACGAGACGCTCAAGGCCGAGGTCGACGGCCTCGACGCGGACGACGCGGACCTGGCCGAGCGGCACGACGCGGCCAAGCGGCAGCTGGCCGCGGCCGACGCCGCGCTGAGCGCGGCCCGCGAGGCACTCACCGCGGCCGAACGCACCCGCGCCGCCACCCAGGCCCGGCACGAGGCGCTGGCGCTGGGCCTGCGCCGCAAGGACGGCACCGGAATACTGCTGGGCGCCCGCGACCGGCTCACCGGAGTCCTCGGCCCGGCGGCGGAACTGCTGACGGTCACGCCCGGCTACGAGGTCCCCCTGGCCGCGGCGTTCGGCGCGGCGGCGGACGCGATCGCCGTATCGACCCCGGCATCAGCGGCGGAAGCGATCCGCCTCCTGCGCAAGCAGGACGGCGGCCGAGCGGCGCTCCTCCTGGCGGGCGCCCCTGAAGGGCCGACGTCAGGGGCAGCCCCCCAAAGGGGCGCGGGGAACGGCGCGATCAGCCACGACGAACTCGCACACGACCGAGGGCCCGGCTCCCCCCTGTCCGCAGCGGAGCTGGTCCGCGGCCCCGCCGAACTCATGCCCGCCGTACGCCGCCTCCTGCACGGCACGGTCGTGGTGGGCACCCTCGCGGAAGCCGAAGACCTCGTCTACGCGCACCCGGAACTCACCGCGGTGACCGCCGAAGGCGACCTGCTCGGCGCCCACTTCGCGCACGGCGGATCGGCCGGTGCCCCGAGCCTCCTGGAGGTACAGGCCTCCGTGGACGAGGCCGCCGCCGAACTGACCGAGCTGGCGGTGCGGTGTGCGGAGCTGGCCGAGGAGCAGCGGGCGGCGGCGGAACGACGTGCCGAGGCCGCCGCCCTCGTGGAAGAACTGGCAGAGCGGCGCCGGGCCGCCGACCGGGAGAAGTCGGCTGTCGCCCAGCAGCTGGGCCGGCTCGCCGGGCAGGCGCGGGGCGCCGCCGGAGAGGCCGAGCGCTCCGCCGCGGCCGCCGCCCGTGCCCAGGAGGCACTGGAGAAGGCCGTACAGGAAGCGGAAGAGCTGGCCGAGCGGCTCGCGGTCGCCGAGGAGATGCCCATCGAGGAGGAGCCGGACACCTCCGTACGCGACCGGCTCGCCGCCGACGGCGCCAACGCCCGGCAGACCGAGATGGAGGCCCGGCTCCAGGTCCGTACCCACGAGGAGCGGGTCAAGGGGCTCGCCGGACGGGCCGACTCCCTCGACCGGGCCGCCCGCGCGGAGCGCGAGGCACGCACGCGTGCCGAGCAGCGCCGCGCCCGGCTGCGGCACGAGGCGGCCGTCGCCGAGGCCGTCGCCTCCGGCGCCCGGCAGCTGCTCGCACACATCGAGGTGTCCCTCGCCCGCGCCGAGCAGGAACGCTCCGCCGCCGAGGCCGCGAAGGCCCTGCGGGAACAGGAGCTGACCACCGCCCGCACCCAGGGCCGCGACCTCAAGGCCGAGCTCGACAAGCTCACCGACTCCGTGCACCGCGGCGAGGTGCTCGGCGCCGAGAAGCGGCTGCGGATCGAGCAGCTGGAGACCAAGGCGCTGGAGGAGCTGGGCGTCGAGCCGGCGGGGCTCGTCGAGGAGTACGGCCCGCACCAGCTTGTGCCGCCCTCGCTCCCCGCCGAGGGCGAGGTCCTGCCCGAGGACCCCGAGCATCCGCGCAATCAGCCGAGGACCTTCCACCGGGCCGAGCAGGAGCGCCGGCTCAAGGCCGCCGAGCGGGCGTACCAGCAGCTCGGCAAGGTCAACCCGCTGGCGCTGGAGGAGTTCGCGGCGCTGGAGGAGCGGCACAAGTTCCTCAGCGAGCAGCTGGAGGACCTGAAGAAGACCCGCGCCGACCTGCTTCAGGTCGTGAAGGAGGTCGACGAGCGCGTCGAGCAGGTGTTCACCGAGGCCTACCGGGACACCGCCCGCGAGTTCGAGGGGGTCTTCGGCCGGCTCTTCCCGGGGGGCGAGGGGCGGCTGGTCCTGACCGATCCCGACAACATGCTCACCACCGGCGTGGACGTCGAGGCGCGCCCGCCGGGCAAGAAGGTCAAGCGGCTGTCCCTGCTCTCCGGCGGTGAGCGCTCGCTGACGGCCGTCGCCCTGCTGGTGTCGATCTTCAAGGCCCGGCCGAGCCCGTTCTATGTGATGGACGAGGTCGAGGCGGCCCTGGACGACACCAACCTCCAGCGGCTGATCCGGATCATGCAGGAGCTTCAGGAGGCCTCGCAGCTGATCGTGATCACGCACCAGAAGCGCACGATGGAGGTCGCCGACGCGCTCTACGGCGTGTCCATGCAGGGCGACGGCGTATCCAAGGTCATTTCTCAGCGGCTTCGCTAG
- a CDS encoding acylphosphatase, with product MSEEVRLVAWVRGRVQGVGFRWFTRAKALEIGGLSGFALNLADGRVQVVAEGSREGCEGLLDWLEGDDTPGRVDGVTEIWDTPRGGYDGFAIR from the coding sequence ATGAGCGAGGAAGTGCGACTGGTCGCCTGGGTGCGTGGACGCGTGCAAGGTGTGGGTTTTCGGTGGTTCACCCGTGCCAAGGCACTGGAGATCGGCGGCCTGAGTGGCTTTGCTCTCAATTTGGCCGACGGTCGCGTCCAGGTCGTCGCCGAGGGCTCGCGCGAGGGCTGTGAAGGGCTCCTGGACTGGCTCGAGGGTGACGACACGCCCGGACGTGTGGACGGAGTCACCGAGATCTGGGACACACCCCGCGGCGGCTACGACGGCTTCGCCATCCGCTGA
- a CDS encoding CAP domain-containing protein, which produces MGRHRRSAAGRAAKGRATGVIHTQSSATGSGDPQDSYPRELPPGRHAYPRELGPGQDYYARELAPGQDYYARELPPGQDYYARELAPGQVFYPRELPPGQGSYAGEQAPRGIAPYLNPEAYPEETGLRPLAYADATAKAHAYLFAAEDEGPGGPGGVAPSGASSPGRRRRKRGSKPVRASLIGVTAAVALGTAAVATGVMPGLQNYKLGGDAHTTGSEQVQAVDTPGNTAVEQGGTSGGADGHAGDTGTSRDTTRPASPSPSASASTTTSPSPTPSPSKTATDKPTPGATPSGAPQSTPSRTAGADGKGAHKAGSAPVGVSSANAAEAEVLGLVNQERAKVGCSPLAANSALGKLAESFSGDMAARGFFDHTDPDGRTPWDRAAAAGITSLGGENIARGQADAAAVMQAWMNSPGHKANILNCDFKTLGVGVHLGPGGPWWTQDFGY; this is translated from the coding sequence ATGGGACGCCACCGACGCTCCGCCGCCGGCCGCGCCGCCAAGGGCCGCGCCACGGGGGTCATACACACGCAGAGCTCCGCCACCGGGAGCGGTGACCCGCAGGACTCGTACCCGCGTGAGCTGCCCCCCGGACGGCACGCGTACCCGCGCGAGCTGGGTCCCGGACAGGACTACTACGCGCGCGAGCTGGCCCCCGGACAGGACTACTACGCGCGCGAGCTGCCGCCCGGACAGGACTACTACGCGCGGGAGCTGGCTCCCGGGCAGGTTTTCTACCCCCGTGAGCTGCCCCCCGGGCAGGGCTCGTACGCCGGTGAGCAGGCGCCCCGGGGCATCGCACCGTATCTGAACCCGGAGGCCTACCCCGAGGAGACCGGTCTGCGGCCGCTGGCCTATGCGGATGCGACCGCCAAGGCCCACGCCTATCTGTTCGCGGCCGAGGACGAGGGCCCGGGCGGCCCCGGTGGCGTCGCGCCTTCCGGCGCCTCCTCCCCCGGCCGGCGGCGCCGGAAGCGGGGCTCGAAGCCGGTGCGCGCGAGCCTGATCGGGGTGACTGCCGCGGTCGCGCTCGGTACGGCCGCGGTGGCCACGGGTGTGATGCCGGGCCTGCAGAACTACAAGCTCGGCGGTGACGCGCACACCACCGGCAGCGAGCAGGTGCAGGCGGTGGACACGCCGGGCAACACGGCCGTCGAGCAGGGCGGCACCTCGGGCGGCGCCGACGGCCACGCGGGCGACACCGGTACCAGCCGGGACACCACGCGCCCGGCGTCCCCGAGCCCGTCCGCCTCCGCTTCGACGACCACGTCGCCCTCCCCCACGCCCAGCCCGTCGAAGACGGCGACCGACAAGCCGACGCCCGGGGCGACGCCGTCCGGCGCGCCGCAGAGCACCCCCTCGCGTACGGCGGGCGCGGACGGCAAGGGGGCGCACAAGGCGGGTTCGGCACCGGTGGGGGTGTCGTCGGCGAACGCCGCCGAGGCCGAGGTGCTGGGGCTCGTCAACCAGGAGCGGGCGAAGGTCGGGTGCAGCCCGCTGGCCGCCAACTCCGCGCTGGGCAAGCTGGCCGAGTCGTTCAGCGGGGACATGGCCGCGCGGGGCTTCTTCGACCACACCGACCCGGACGGCAGGACGCCGTGGGACCGGGCCGCGGCGGCCGGCATCACCAGCCTCGGCGGCGAGAACATAGCCCGCGGCCAGGCCGACGCGGCGGCCGTGATGCAGGCCTGGATGAACAGCCCCGGCCACAAGGCCAACATCCTGAACTGCGACTTCAAGACCCTCGGCGTCGGCGTCCACCTCGGCCCGGGCGGGCCCTGGTGGACCCAGGACTTCGGCTACTGA
- a CDS encoding GNAT family N-acetyltransferase, producing MPELQPLRPDHAPALLAFEREDRAYFAATVPDRGEEYFARFEERLRALLDDQAAGAGFFHVVTGAEGEMLGRVNLYEVTDGSADLGYRIAERAAGRGLATWGVREVCARAAERYGLTVLTASTTLDNAASRAVLARTGFTVVGATRLSGRPGLSYRRSL from the coding sequence ATGCCCGAGCTGCAGCCGCTCCGCCCGGACCATGCCCCCGCGCTCCTCGCCTTCGAGCGGGAGGACCGGGCGTACTTCGCCGCGACCGTCCCGGACCGGGGCGAGGAGTACTTCGCCCGGTTCGAGGAGCGGCTGCGCGCCCTGCTCGACGACCAGGCGGCGGGTGCCGGCTTCTTCCATGTGGTGACCGGCGCCGAGGGCGAGATGCTGGGGCGCGTCAACCTCTACGAGGTGACGGACGGGAGCGCGGACCTCGGATACCGGATCGCGGAGCGCGCCGCCGGCCGGGGGCTCGCCACCTGGGGAGTGCGGGAGGTGTGCGCGCGTGCCGCCGAGCGGTACGGGCTCACCGTCCTGACGGCCTCGACCACCCTCGACAACGCGGCCTCGCGGGCCGTGCTGGCCCGCACCGGGTTCACCGTCGTCGGTGCGACACGGCTCAGCGGCCGCCCCGGACTCTCGTATCGCCGGAGTCTGTGA